One segment of Eulemur rufifrons isolate Redbay chromosome 4, OSU_ERuf_1, whole genome shotgun sequence DNA contains the following:
- the RPL21 gene encoding large ribosomal subunit protein eL21, with amino-acid sequence MTNTKGKRRGTRYMFSRPFRKHGVVPLATYMRIYKKGDIVDIKGMGTVQKGMPHKCYHGKTGRVYNVTQHAVGIVVNKQVKGKILAKRINVRIEHIKHSKSRDSFLKRVKENDQKKKEAKEKGTWVQLKRQPAPPREAHFVRTNGKEPELLEPIPYEFMA; translated from the exons ATGACGAacacaaagggaaagaggagaggcacCCGATACATGTTCTCTAGGCCTTTTAGAAAACATG gaGTTGTTCCTTTGGCCACATACATGCGAATCTACAAGAAAGGTGATATTGTAGACATCAAG GGAATGGGTACTGTTCAAAAAGGCATGCCCCACAAATGTTACCATGGTAAAACTGGAAGAGTCTACAATGTTACCCAGCATGCTGTTGGAATTGTTGTAAACAAACAAGTTAA GGGCAAGATTCTTGCCAAGAGGATTAATGTGCGTATTGAGCACATTAAGCACTCTAAGAGCCGAGATAGCTTCCTGAAACGTGTgaaggaaaatgatcagaaaaagaaggaagccaaagagaaaggtaCCTGGGTTCAGCTGAAGCGCCAG ccTGCTCCACCCAGAGAAGCACACTTTGTGAGAACAAATGGAAAGGAGCCCGAGCTGCTAGAACCTATTCCCTATGAATTCATGGCATAA